Proteins encoded by one window of Brienomyrus brachyistius isolate T26 chromosome 1, BBRACH_0.4, whole genome shotgun sequence:
- the LOC125705806 gene encoding uncharacterized protein LOC125705806 isoform X2, translating to MCQKMDLSTEMSSSSILEETKSLATYSNYPQLMNRELRYIPHFFNGPLGSLIFKEICQFINRELISAGVLYYVSHGKICRVTEFNGSTYSLLESLFNERMEMKRESKYTVSVIEERWFLLGASVCCICVNGLPVGTGFLLFDRYILTNAHVIKRIINEGNLLQEVSIMFTFDDMKGGTYFLPLNVKPEVVVGWFDDNWQIGMDFVLLELDLQEHEAQILPPALLSTYGPPSGMGDIYIIGHPGGGGKTSELCPITEDPICLEGRIFRYKTNFTEWSSGSPIFGKNFEWLGMHTGGDKVSDGSAIGFGIFRRFIVKNLILLMIQQNKGEPLSKFFDAVI from the exons ATGTGTCAAAAG ATGGATCTTTCAACAGAAATGTCGAGTAGTTCCATTTTAGAAGAAACAAAGAGTCTCGCTACATATTCCAATTATCCCCAGTTGATGAATCGAGAATTGAGGTATATACCACATTTCTTTAATGGGCCTTTGGGCTCCCTGATCTTTAAGGAAATTTGCCAGTTCATAAACAGAGAATTGATCTCTGCTGGCGTCCTTTATTATGTATCTCATGGAAAAATATGCAGGGTGACTGAATTTAACGGTTCCACATACTCATTATTAGAGTCTTTGTTCAACGAGAGGATGGAAATGAAACGTGAAAGCAAATATACAGTCTCTGTCATTGAAGAACGTTGGTTTCTGCTTGGTGCTTCCGTTTGTTGCATTTGTGTTAACGGCCTCCCAGTAGGTACAGGCTTCTTGTTGTTTGATCGTTATATCCTAACAAATGCACATGTCATTAAGCGTATTATTAACGAAGGAAACTTACTGCAGGAGGTCTCCATCATGTTTACCTTTGACGACATGAAGGGTGGAACATACTTCCTCCCTTTAAACGTAAAACCAGAAGTTGTTGTTGGCTGGTTTGATGATAATTGGCAAATTGGCATGGATTTTGTTTTACTGGAGCTGGATCTGCAGGAGCATGAGGCTCAGATACTACCTCCTGCTCTTCTGAGTACATATGGACCTCCCTCGGGGATGGGAGACATCTACATTATTGGTCACCCTGGTGGTGGGGGAAAAACGAGTGAGCTATGTCCCATTACTGAAGATCCCATCTGTTTAGAGGGTAGAATATTCAGGTATAAAACAAATTTCACAGAATGGTCCTCAGGCTCCCCAATCTTTGGAAAAAATTTCGAGTGGCTAGGCATGCACACTGGTGGCGACAAAGTCAGTGATGGAAGTGCAATTGGATTCGGCATTTTCAGGAGGTTTATAGTAAAGAATTTGATCCTACTTATGATACAACAAAATAAAGGTGAACCTCTGTCAAAATTTTTCGATGCAGTAATATAG
- the LOC125705806 gene encoding uncharacterized protein LOC125705806 isoform X1, which produces MVYNQNFLRKMDLSTEMSSSSILEETKSLATYSNYPQLMNRELRYIPHFFNGPLGSLIFKEICQFINRELISAGVLYYVSHGKICRVTEFNGSTYSLLESLFNERMEMKRESKYTVSVIEERWFLLGASVCCICVNGLPVGTGFLLFDRYILTNAHVIKRIINEGNLLQEVSIMFTFDDMKGGTYFLPLNVKPEVVVGWFDDNWQIGMDFVLLELDLQEHEAQILPPALLSTYGPPSGMGDIYIIGHPGGGGKTSELCPITEDPICLEGRIFRYKTNFTEWSSGSPIFGKNFEWLGMHTGGDKVSDGSAIGFGIFRRFIVKNLILLMIQQNKGEPLSKFFDAVI; this is translated from the coding sequence ATGGATCTTTCAACAGAAATGTCGAGTAGTTCCATTTTAGAAGAAACAAAGAGTCTCGCTACATATTCCAATTATCCCCAGTTGATGAATCGAGAATTGAGGTATATACCACATTTCTTTAATGGGCCTTTGGGCTCCCTGATCTTTAAGGAAATTTGCCAGTTCATAAACAGAGAATTGATCTCTGCTGGCGTCCTTTATTATGTATCTCATGGAAAAATATGCAGGGTGACTGAATTTAACGGTTCCACATACTCATTATTAGAGTCTTTGTTCAACGAGAGGATGGAAATGAAACGTGAAAGCAAATATACAGTCTCTGTCATTGAAGAACGTTGGTTTCTGCTTGGTGCTTCCGTTTGTTGCATTTGTGTTAACGGCCTCCCAGTAGGTACAGGCTTCTTGTTGTTTGATCGTTATATCCTAACAAATGCACATGTCATTAAGCGTATTATTAACGAAGGAAACTTACTGCAGGAGGTCTCCATCATGTTTACCTTTGACGACATGAAGGGTGGAACATACTTCCTCCCTTTAAACGTAAAACCAGAAGTTGTTGTTGGCTGGTTTGATGATAATTGGCAAATTGGCATGGATTTTGTTTTACTGGAGCTGGATCTGCAGGAGCATGAGGCTCAGATACTACCTCCTGCTCTTCTGAGTACATATGGACCTCCCTCGGGGATGGGAGACATCTACATTATTGGTCACCCTGGTGGTGGGGGAAAAACGAGTGAGCTATGTCCCATTACTGAAGATCCCATCTGTTTAGAGGGTAGAATATTCAGGTATAAAACAAATTTCACAGAATGGTCCTCAGGCTCCCCAATCTTTGGAAAAAATTTCGAGTGGCTAGGCATGCACACTGGTGGCGACAAAGTCAGTGATGGAAGTGCAATTGGATTCGGCATTTTCAGGAGGTTTATAGTAAAGAATTTGATCCTACTTATGATACAACAAAATAAAGGTGAACCTCTGTCAAAATTTTTCGATGCAGTAATATAG